ATTTCCCGAATTTAGTGCAGagccaagaaacttaagacttgcacttgtaACGATGGGATGAATCCTTATGGCAACTTAAGTGGCAAACATAGCTCATGGTCAGTTCTATTGATCATTTACAATTTATCTcctatgttgtgcatgaagagaaaatacatgatgttgtctatgatgatattgGGTCCTAGAacacctggaaatgacattgatgtttatttaaaaCCGTtagttgattatttaaaaatgttgtgggaaCTGGGCATCGAAGTCTTTGATTCATATTCAGAAGAAAACTTTCGTTTatgtgcaatgttgttttgcaccataAAAGATTTCCCAACATATGGAAACTTGAgtggttatagtgttaaaggtcattttgcatgtctgATTTGTGGAGAAAATACTAGTTATCTTTAACTGAAGCATGGACAAAAAACTGTGTATACAAGACACCGAGGATTTCTTCCTCAAAATCacccttatcgtagattgaaaaaagcgtTTAATGGACATCCTGAATGTGATGTAGTGTCCAGACCACATAATGGGGAAGAAGTATACAACTAGGTGAGGAACATTGATGTTGTCTTTGGAAAACATAATAAGAAGATTATAGAGAAAAACATTTGGAGAAAGTGAAcaatattctttaatcttccatattggtgtaaacttgatgtgcgACATTGCATGGATGTGATGCATGTTGAATAAAATGTAtgtgataatgttgttgggacTTTACAAAACGTAAAAGGAAAGACAAAAAATGGAGTGAAAGCATGACAAGACTTGGTTGACATGTGAATATGTTCGGAGTTACATCTGGAATccataggaagacgcacctatcttcCTCCTGCTTGTCACAgtctttcaaaaaaagaaacaaattttttttgtcaaggTTTACATAGTATGAAGGCTCCACAAGGTTATTCATTGAATATTAGTAGCCTtctttctatgcatgatttcaagTTAGATGGTTTAAAGTTTCACAATTGTCATGTCTTAATGCAACCACTTTTAATAGTAGCTATTCGAGCCATATTACCTGTTTTTGTAAGACGTATTCTCACAACTTTGAGTTTGTTATTCAATGGCATTTGCAAACGAGAATAAGCGAAAGAAAATCATCCAAACCCAATACGCATGATATATCCTAGCCACCCCCAAATGCTTTCCTTTCCAATGGTTAGTCTCTAAGCTTCATGCTCCCTTGTTTTACTCACGGACTTGCACTAGAGAAGATGTGGTCTTACACTCTCTCACAAACTCTCACCATTTCTACTACCACTACAAGAAATATGATTATTACCGAAGGATTAATACCGACGGTCTTTTATCCTTCGATAAGGCAGTGACAGTACCGAAGGAATACGCCCTTCGACAAAAGGTTCAATTGAGTGAAATGAGAATTTGGGATTTCGCTATCCCATTCTCCCAAATTCAGTATTGTGAAATCTTCTCCCTCCCAAAACCTCTGGACCCTAATCTCAACGGTGGCCATTTTTTCGCAATTCCCGCTTCTTCCCACTTCTCTCTCCTCCCCTCGCCGCCGCACACCGTCTCCCTCCTCTTCGCCAAACCCCAACACCACCCCTTCCTCCTCTACGCCAAATGCAAACCCTCTGATGACATCGACACCTCCGACAACGTCAACCCATTGGAAGACATTGACTTCAACCCCCTGGAGCCTGCGGAGGGATTTGTCGCCCCTCCCTCCTTCGACGATGGCCCCCTCAAGACGGAGGACAAGATCGCCGCAACATACGAGGAGCTCTACGGCCCTACCTTCAACGGCGTTTCCGTGCTCGGGAATGACGTCTTCGAAATGGACGCCCTGGTGAAGCGGGACACGGGGTTCGGGTCCAACTCGAAGAAGGAGAAGGTCCGCGACGGGTTCAAAGATAGGGTGGTCCAGGTGAGAAGGGTGACGAAAGTTGTTAAGGGAGGGAAGCAGTTGCGCTTCAGAGCTGTCTTCATTGTCGGCAACAAAAATGGCCAAGATTGCATCGGAGTTGGCAAGACCAAGGAAGTCGTCGCCGCCATTCAAAAGTCTGCATCCAATGCCGGGAGGAACATCGTGAAGGTGCCAATGACTAAGTACTCCACTTTTCCCCACAGGTACACATTCAGTTTTTGCTTAGAATGTTATAGTTCTTTTCCCCACAAGTATATTTAAGTCCACATTACATCACAACTCCAAATCAAATGTAATAATTGATTGTTTCTACTGTAAGTTCTTTTACTTTAACTTGAAAAACAATGATCTACAAAATCATAGAACAAGAATTTACGGTAGTGAGAAAATAAGTGCTGTGAAAATGGCCAAAAGAGTTGTaaacattattttcaatatGGCCTATATGCTTCTTGTAAtagtattttcaaaatatctatCTACTTTTATCTTCACCTTGCTCAATTGAATGCATAATTAGTATTGTTAGTACATGTCTATATGAGTTGAAGGggatatataaatgaattcaaAACTTGTTTGCCCTTTTTAACCTCTAACTTTAAATCCAATTCATTTGGAAAGCCTCTGGATCTGTTAATGGccatatattagttttataagGTTAGTTGTAGCATTGATTTACTGTTAGATTCCgaattttagttcattttttacCCTAAAGCTTGTTAGTACCTAATGAGATTATGCATTGGTGATTACCTCCTAGTTTATTGAAAAAAGACATATGTGGATACTTTGAGGATgagtgatgagtcaatattttgttcacttcacttagtttactatactagaattaatcggggaattgtgcttaattgtccagtattttcccgtttttacTGATTGAGCttaatccgatcagaaattcttattttagttaatttgaattatctgaggtTAATTATTTGTAGgaaaaattgttggataatatttggaAACATAAACTGGGATAGTTGGAAAAATATTCACACACTGTATTTGAAAGAAGTTGTACTGCATTGATTTATTCTGTATGTTGATCCGTGTAAATGATggaatatttttcttgaatttgtaGAAGCAAAATTTGATTTGGAACTCCTACACATCACACGGCCAAACCATGTTGAAAAGCACATGAAATAATTGAGGAGACCACTACATTGCAAACTCACGGTTTTATAAATCTTTTGGAagataacaattttaatttggaAGGAAACCACACTCTTTAAGAAAAGGCCACGGCAACTCCTTGTTCCCAAATGAGGAATTTTGCAATTGGCAAGAATTTGGAATGAAGAAGGGCCACCAAATGAAAGTTCACGTGAGCTCATGGatgttattatattaatgttatattaatgGAAGTGGTTTCATGGCCCCGCAAGCTTGAAAAATTGGAGAAAGAAACAACACATCACTCACGGTTTTGGAAAGAATAATGGAAGCacactttttgttttattttgttttttttttttaaaaaaaaacaagaagcCATG
The Vigna angularis cultivar LongXiaoDou No.4 chromosome 5, ASM1680809v1, whole genome shotgun sequence genome window above contains:
- the LOC128196642 gene encoding 30S ribosomal protein S5, chloroplastic-like gives rise to the protein MRIWDFAIPFSQIQYCEIFSLPKPLDPNLNGGHFFAIPASSHFSLLPSPPHTVSLLFAKPQHHPFLLYAKCKPSDDIDTSDNVNPLEDIDFNPLEPAEGFVAPPSFDDGPLKTEDKIAATYEELYGPTFNGVSVLGNDVFEMDALVKRDTGFGSNSKKEKVRDGFKDRVVQVRRVTKVVKGGKQLRFRAVFIVGNKNGQDCIGVGKTKEVVAAIQKSASNAGRNIVKVPMTKYSTFPHRYTFSFCLECYSSFPHKYI